One Alnus glutinosa chromosome 3, dhAlnGlut1.1, whole genome shotgun sequence genomic region harbors:
- the LOC133862914 gene encoding probable receptor-like protein kinase At5g24010 has product MEFPYRNFVFVVLLLSLCTLSALSYTLFSPIDNYLIDCGSTVDSIVDNRRFVSDSSRFDSYSLTSTRSVLLRNEDCFDVSPQIYQTARVFTGPSRYEFEIRDKGTHMVRLHFHKLNSSKFDFGNAQFHVLVNGFVVLSDFFGGCVESPRVKEYLIWVETEKLVITFVPSRKYKFAFVNALEVISAPKDLILDTVRYVNSEKNEKSDGLVKQALEVVYRVTVGGPKVTPFNGTLWRTWVPDDEFLKSSFGSKRLYFSGRIRYQKGGASREVAPDNVYNSARVISSRNASIPNVNITWVFPVVGGFKYLVRLHFCDIASISIGLLFFNVYVNGHLAIKNLDLSDVTNYVLASPYYADFMVDGDGSGALSVSVGPSNNSYPYAIDGILNAVEIMKLNNSMGSLAGKVPAEFIMKSWPRGNMGVLVPLVAAVCLLVILSMVLRRRMTGLKDSVTWSKLPLDVSDANVKQGYPQL; this is encoded by the coding sequence ATGGAGTTTCCGTACAGAAATTTCGTTTTCGTTGTCCTCCTACTCTCTCTGTGTACCCTCTCAGCTCTCTCTTACACTCTCTTCTCTCCCATAGATAACTATCTCATCGACTGCGGGTCCACTGTGGACTCTATCGTGGACAATCGCCGATTCGTTTCCGACTCGTCCCGGTTTGACTCATACTCACTCACCTCGACTCGCTCTGTTTTGCTCAGAAACGAGGACTGTTTTGATGTTTCTCCCCAAATTTACCAAACAGCTAGGGTTTTCACCGGGCCGTCAAGGTACGAGTTCGAGATCAGGGACAAAGGGACCCACATGGTACGCCTCCATTTTCATAAGCTCAATTCTTCGAAATTCGATTTTGGGAATGCTCAATTTCATGTTTTGGTTAATGGGTTTGTGGTTCTGAGCGATTTTTTTGGTGGGTGTGTAGAAAGCCCTAGGGTTAAGGAGTACCTGATCTGGGTTGAGACTGAGAAGCTTGTAATCACGTTTGTGCCTTCTAGAAAGTATAAATTTGCGTTTGTGAATGCACTTGAAGTGATTTCTGCTCCAAAAGATTTGATCTTAGATACGGTACGATATGTGAATTctgaaaaaaatgagaaatctGATGGGTTGGTTAAGCAAGCGCTTGAAGTTGTGTATAGGGTCACTGTGGGAGGGCCTAAAGTGACCCCTTTTAACGGAACTTTGTGGAGGACTTGGGTTCCTgatgatgaatttttgaaatcgaGTTTTGGGTCGAAAAGGCTGTATTTCAGCGGTCGTATTCGGTATCAGAAGGGAGGGGCGAGCCGTGAGGTTGCTCCTGATAATGTCTATAATTCAGCCCGAGTGATTAGTAGTAGGAATGCTTCAATTCCTAATGTCAATATTACATGGGTGTTTCCCGTGGTGGGAGGGTTTAAGTATCTTGTTCGGTTGCATTTTTGTGATATTGCTAGTATTTCGATCGGTTTGCTGTTTTTCAATGTGTATGTTAATGGCCATTTGGCGATTAAAAATTTGGATTTGTCAGATGTTACGAATTATGTATTGGCTTCTCCTTACTATGCGGACTTTATGGTTGATGGAGATGGTTCAGGGGCTTTGAGTGTTAGTGTAGGGCCTTCGAATAACAGCTATCCATATGCAATTGATGGTATTCTGAATGCAGTTGAGATTATGAAGTTGAATAATTCCATGGGTAGTCTTGCTGGTAAGGTGCCTGCAGAGTTCATTATGAAGAGTTGGCCCAGGGGAAATATGGGTGTTTTGGTTCCTTTGGTTGCTGCTGTTTGTTTGCTGGTAATTCTATCTATGGTCTTGCGTAGGAGGATGACTGGGTTAAAGGACTCTGTCACGTGGTCAAAATTACCTCTGGATGTTTCGGATGCTAATGTCAAGCAGGGCTACCCACAGCTGTAA
- the LOC133862821 gene encoding uncharacterized protein LOC133862821 has protein sequence MQIKSQKTFSTMKNNAKGSENFSTAGSLPKSMPYFFFLLSLIFIFYSVAFVYDPYPCTKQFFTAHHQSDGLVIIPSGPTPKSPEKTDLSHVVFGIAASAKHFSKRKSYIKQWWRPNETRGIVWLDEHVEAEFPDEQPLPPLKISGDTWKFKYKNPKGHRSAIRISRIISETLRLGMEDVRWFVMGDDDTVFFPDNLVRVLQKYDHNQYYYIGSSSESHLQNVQYFSYNMAYGGGGFAISYPLAKALEKIQDRCIQRYPGLFGSDDRIQACMAELGVPLTKEQGFHQHDVHGNVFGLLAAHPIAPLVSLHHLDFVEPIFPNMNRVQALEQLKVPLELDSAALMQQSICYDKARSWTVSVSWGYAVQIFRGVISAREMELPARTFYNWHPKVDFTGYEFNTRPVSRHPCQKPFVYFISNATHDSQTDRTTTEYLPHQISRPECRWRMADPSQIDRVDVYKKPNPFLWDKPPRRNCCRILPTANNGTMAIDVGECKEDEIIELQ, from the exons ATGCAAATCAAATCCCAGAAAACTTTTTCCACCatgaaaaacaatgcaaaagGTTCAGAAAACTTTTCCACCGCAGGGTCTCTTCCAAAGTCAATGCCctactttttcttcttgctctctctcATCTTCATCTTTTACTCAGTAGCATTTGTGTATGATCCATATCCTTGTACCAAGCAATTTTTCACCGCTCATCACCAATCTGACGGCCTTGTCATAATCCCATCCGGGCCAACTCCTAAATCCCCAGAAAAAACAGACCTCTCTCACGTAGTTTTTGGCATCGCAGCCTCGGCCAAGCATTTTAGCAAACGGAAAAGCTACATCAAGCAATGGTGGAGACCCAATGAAACGCGTGGAATTGTTTGGTTAGACGAGCATGTGGAAGCCGAATTTCCCGATGAACAACCTTTACCGCCTTTGAAGATCTCCGGCGACACTTGGAAGTTCAAGTACAAGAACCCAAAAGGCCACAGGTCCGCAATACGTATATCACGCATAATATCGGAGACTTTGAGGCTGGGCATGGAGGATGTGAGGTGGTTTGTGATGGGGGACGATGACACAGTTTTTTTCCCAGATAATTTAGTCAGGGTTTTGCAGAAGTACGACCATAATCAGTACTATTATATAGGGAGCTCGTCTGAGAGCCATTTACAGAACGtacaatatttttcatataatatgGCGTATGGTGGTGGTGGGTTTGCTATAAGCTATCCATTGGCAAAGGCGCTTGAGAAAATTCAGGATAGGTGTATACAGAGGTACCCGGGTTTGTTTGGGTCGGATGATCGGATCCAGGCTTGCATGGCGGAGCTTGGAGTTCCTCTCACCAAGGAACAAGGATTTCACCAG CATGATGTGCATGGCAACGTATTCGGCCTCCTCGCGGCGCACCCAATCGCCCCCCTGGTTTCTCTCCACCACCTAGACTTCGTTGAGCCCATCTTCCCCAATATGAACCGGGTCCAGGCTCTCGAGCAGCTCAAGGTCCCATTGGAGCTCGACTCGGCAGCGCTCATGCAACAATCCATTTGCTATGACAAGGCTCGGAGCTGGACCGTGTCGGTTTCGTGGGGGTATGCAGTTCAAATATTTCGGGGTGTTATCTCCGCCCGAGAGATGGAACTGCCGGCTAGGACCTTCTACAATTGGCACCCCAAGGTTGACTTTACTGGCTATGAGTTCAACACTCGTCCCGTCAGCCGACACCCCTGTCAAAAAccttttgtttatttcatttccAATGCTACACATGATTCCCAGACAGATCGAACGACTACCGAGTATTTGCCGCATCAAATATCACGTCCGGAGTGCAGATGGAGAATGGCCGATCCTTCTCAAATCGATAGAGTGGACGTCTACAAGAAGCCCAACCCATTTTTATGGgataag CCTCCGAGAAGAAACTGCTGCAGGATCTTGCCGACGGCGAACAATGGGACCATGGCTATTGATGTGGGAGAATGCAAAGAAGATGAAATTATTGAATTACAGTGA
- the LOC133862761 gene encoding uncharacterized protein LOC133862761 — protein sequence MMAGVRFSILRSLRNSVNPFSKMQSFPSYNSGMKLVTYDNQIYIRPLHAFVNHNYHTKESESPETFTVTHSRALRSQSLLYTQCYNIKPITAFSPTLSNLHYRSNSPLIFISPLSNQRSYSSYFGSKADKAGDPGVPAASSASGVDTSDSGVSGSEFVNTVKDAWQIIVDAATYTGQKAKEASDELTPHVHQLLDSHPHLKNVIIPVGSTVAGTILAWAVMPRLLRRFHKYATQGPAALLSGRDPGEQIPYEKSIWGALEDPVRYLITFMAFSQIAVMVAPTTIASQYLAQAWRGAVILSFVWFLYRWKTNMFDRALMTQSLVGLDREKLLTLDKLSSVGLFMIGVMALAEACGVAVQSILTVGGIGGIATAFAARDILGNVLSGLSLQFTKPFSLGDTIKAGNIEGQVVDMGLTTTSLLNAEKFPVIVPNSLFSSQVIVNKSRAKWRAMVTKIPMQVDDLNKIPIISNDIKSMLRSYPKVFLGKEAPYCFLSRIESSFAELTLGCNLTHMSKDELFSTEEDILLRSVQIIKKHGARLGSALQTITRKAGAGKMVAVGDVKFHHFARFFGIIISRSLKGRNMSERHVPPTQAFGRAMDRSATLNTNLSHMNQSNETENGESKVQLMSFATTRPVATTRLNSATENQKAIRYSFTLMEFWRRGSIRAQVSRVVAVLLAVALLSQRGAESRKGRILADDSFEYSAISCRGHSASLADFGGVGDGQTSNTKAIQAAIDNLSQYASDGGAQLYIPAGKWLTGSFSLTSHFTLYLHKDAFLLASQDMNEWPVIKPLPSYGRGRDAAGGRYTSLIFGTNLTDVVVTGDNGTIDGQGAFWWQKFHGGKLKYTRPYLIEIMFSDNIQISNLTLLNSPSWNVHPVYSSNILVQGITIIAPIKSPNTDGINPDSCTNVRIEDCYIVSGDDCVAVKSGWDEYGIAFGWPTKQLIIRRLTCISPYSAVIALGSEMSGGIQDVRAEDIVAINTESGVRIKTAVGRGGYVKDIYVQRMTMHTMKWVFLMNGNYKAHADNNYDPNALPVIQGINYRDMVAENVSMAARLEGISNDPFTGICISNVTIEMAAKSKKVKWMCSDVAGITSGVTPSPCDSLPDQGSEKITTCGFPTDILPIDNLETKKCTYRMISYG from the exons ATGATGGCTGGAGTAAGGTTTTCCATTTTAAGATCGCTGCGTAACTCTGTCAACCCCTTTTCGAAAATGCAATCATTTCCATCATACAACTCTGGTATGAAACTTGTGACCTATGATAATCAGATTTATATCAGACCATTGCATGCTTTTGTGAATCACAATTACCACACAAAAGAATCAGAGTCTCCTGAAACTTTTACAGTTACCCATTCGAGAGCACTGCGTTCCCAGTCTCTTCTTTATACTCAATGTTACAACATCAAACCCATAACTGCATTTTCACCCACCCTGTCGAATTTGCACTACCGAAGTAATAGTCCTCTTATTTTTATCAGCCCCTTGTCAAATCAACGGTCATATTCATCATATTTTGGTAGCAAAGCTGATAAAGCCGGGGATCCAGGAGTTCCAGCTGCGTCTAGTGCAAGTGGAGTAGATACTAGTGACAGTGGCGTTTCTGGAAGTGAATTTGTAAATACAGTTAAAGATGCTTGGCAGATTATAGTAGATGCTGCAACTTATACTGGGCAAAAGGCTAAAGAAGCTTCTGATGAACTGACCCCCCATGTTCATCAGTTGCTTGATTCTCATCCCCATCTGAAAAATGTGATTATTCCAGTTGGTAGTACTGTGGCTGGTACTATATTGGCTTGGGCGGTTATGCCTAGGCTTTTGAGGAGATTTCACAAGTATGCCACACAAGGTCCTGCTGCTTTACTATCTGGAAGGGATCCTGGGGAGCAAATTCCATATGAGAAAAGTATTTGGGGTGCTTTGGAGGATCCAGTGCGATATCTAATTACCTTCATGGCATTTTCGCAGAT TGCTGTAATGGTTGCACCAACCACTATAGCATCGCAGTACCTTGCACAGGCATGGAGGGGTGCAGTTATTCTTTCGTTTGTATGGTTTTTATACCGGTGGAAAACGAATATGTTTGATCGTGCACTGATGACTCAGAGTTTAGTGGGGCTTGATAGGGAAAAGCTGCTCACGTTAGATAAACTTTCATCTGTTGGTCTATTCATGATTGGTGTAATGGCTTTAGCTGAGGCATGTGGTGTTGCTGTGCAATCTATTCTGACTGTTGGTGGAATAGGAG GTATTGCTACTGCTTTTGCTGCCAGAGACATCCTTGGGAATGTACTCAGCGGGTTATCTCTGCAGTTTACGAAGCCATTTTCACTAGGAGATACAATAAAA GCTGGTAATATAGAAGGTCAAGTGGTGGATATGGGACTCACTACCACATCGCTATTGAATGCTGAGAAGTTTCCAGTCATTGTTCCAAATTCGCTGTTTTCCAGTCAG GTGATTGTGAACAAGTCACGTGCCAAATGGCGTGCCATGGTGACCAAAATCCCCATGCAAGTTGATGATTTGAACAAGATTCCCATTATATCAAATGATATAAAGAGTATGCTAAGATCGTACCCAAAAGTTTTCTTGGGAAAGGAGGCCCCTTACTGTTTCCTCTCTCGAATAGAAAGTTCTTTTGCTGAATTAACTCTTGGATGTAATCTCACACATATG AGCAAAGATGAGTTATTCTCCACAGAAGAAGATATTCTTCTGCGATCAGTCCAGATAATTAAGAAGCATGGTGCTAGATTGGGCAGCGCCTTGCAAACAATAA CCCGGAAAGCTGGAGCAGGGAAAATGGTCGCTGTTGGTGATGTCAAGTTCCACCATTTTGCAAG GTTCTTTGGCATTATTATATCCCGCAG CCTGAAGGGCAGAAACATGAGTGAGCGCCACGTGCCGCCCACCCAAGCCTTCGGCCGCGCCATGGACCGCTCTGCCACCTTGAACACCAATCTAAGCCATATGAACCAAAGCAATGAAACAGAGAACGGCGAAAGCAAGGTACAACTAATGAGCTTTGCAACCACCAGGCCGGTGGCGACCACGAGGCTGAACTCTGCCACAGAAAACCAAAAAGCAATAAG ATATTCATTCACCCTAATGGAGTTCTGGAGGAGAGGTTCCATAAGAGCTCAA GTGAGCAGAGTAGTTGCAGTGCTTCTTGCGGTGGCGTTGCTGAGTCAAAGAGGAGCAGAGAGCAGAAAAGGCAGGATTCTGGCGGATGACTCCTTTGAGTACTCAGCAATAAGCTGCAGAGGCCACAGTGCATCCCTGGCGGATTTTGGTGGTGTTGGTGATGGGCAGACGTCAAACACAAAGGCGATTCAGGCTGCAATCGATAACCTAAGCCAGTACGCATCAGACGGAGGTGCTCAGCTGTATATTCCTGCTGGAAAATGGTTGACTGGGAGCTTCAGCCTCACCAGCCACTTCACTCTGTATCTCCACAAGGACGCTTTTCTCCTTGCTTCCCAG GACATGAACGAATGGCCTGTGATCAAACCTCTGCCATCGTACGGTCGAGGAAGGGACGCAGCGGGCGGAAGGTACACCAGCCTCATATTTGGAACAAACCTCACTGATGTTGTTGTCACAG GTGACAACGGTACAATCGACGGTCAGGGAGCATTCTGGTGGCAAAAATTCCATGGGGGGAAGCTAAAATACACCCGCCCTTACCTGATCGAAATCATGTTCTCAGACAATATCCAGATTTCAAATCTAACGCTCTTAAACTCCCCATCATGGAATGTTCATCCTGTCTACAGTAG CAATATTCTTGTTCAAGGAATTACGATCATCGCTCCGATTAAATCTCCAAACACCGACGGAATCAACCCAG ATTCTTGCACAAACGTTAGAATAGAAGACTGTTACATAGTCTCTGGGGATGACTGCGTGGCCGTTAAGAGCGGTTGGGATGAGTATGGCATAGCATTTGGATGGCCCACCAAACAACTAATCATCAGACGGCTCACATGTATTTCCCCATACAGCGCCGTGATCGCGTTGGGAAGTGAAATGTCAGGTGGAATCCAAGACGTCAGGGCCGAGGACATCGTGGCCATCAATACGGAATCAGGGGTGCGGATCAAGACGGCAGTAGGAAGAGGAGGGTACGTGAAAGACATTTACGTACAAAGAATGACAATGCACACCATGAAATGGGTCTTTCTGATGAACGGCAATTATAAGGCACACGCTGATAATAACTACGACCCCAATGCCCTGCCAGTGATTCAAGGGATCAACTATAGGGACATGGTGGCGGAGAATGTGTCAATGGCAGCTAGATTGGAAGGGATTTCCAACGATCCGTTTACAGGTATATGCATTTCGAATGTGACCATCGAGATGGCAGCTAAGTCAAAGAAAGTGAAATGGATGTGCAGTGATGTTGCGGGGATCACAAGTGGTGTAACTCCTTCACCGTGTGATTCGTTACCTGATCAAGGGTCGGAAAAGATTACAACATGTGGTTTTCCGACGGATATTTTACCCATTGATAATTTAGAGACTAAGAAGTGTACTTATAGAATGATCAGTTATGGCTGA